A single region of the Bartonella harrusi genome encodes:
- the groES gene encoding co-chaperone GroES produces the protein MANIQFRPLHDRVVVRRVESENKTAGGIIIPDTAKEKPQEGEIIAVGNGALDDNGKRVPLEVKAGDRILFGKWSGTEVKINGEDLLIMKESDIMGILG, from the coding sequence ATGGCTAATATACAATTCCGCCCACTACACGATCGCGTTGTTGTTCGTCGGGTTGAATCTGAAAATAAAACCGCTGGTGGGATTATCATCCCTGATACGGCGAAGGAAAAACCTCAAGAAGGTGAAATTATTGCTGTTGGTAATGGCGCTCTTGATGACAACGGAAAGCGTGTGCCTCTCGAAGTGAAAGCAGGAGATCGTATCCTGTTTGGAAAATGGTCGGGCACCGAAGTAAAGATTAATGGGGAAGATCTCCTCATCATGAAAGAATCTGACATTATGGGAATTCTGGGTTAA
- the fumC gene encoding class II fumarate hydratase, with product MVETRQETDSFGTIAVRQDRYWGAQTERSLHNFNIGSEKQPLSIIYALSLVKKAAAVVNMEKGKLSEKIGKAIIAAADEVLAGAFDTHFPLSVWQTGSGTQSNMNVNEVIANHASMLLGGKLGSKKPVHPNDHVNMSQSSNDSFPTALHIATTLQTRQHLFPILEALILTLKKKEEEFADIIKIGRTHTQDATPLTLAQEFSGYRAALEANRQRIETALNDVQMLAQGGTAVGTGLNAPKGFDVAFAQTISTLTGIPFKTANNKFEALAHHGALAHFHGSLNALAADLFKIANDIRFLGSGPRSGLGELNLPENEPGSSIMPGKVNPTQCEAMTMVACQVFGNHTSVTFAASQGHFELNVYKPVIGYNVLQSITLLGDCMRSFDLHCIQGLRANRIHIHSLMERSLMLVTALAPEIGYEKAAEIAKAAHKNDTTLRAEAIKAGISGETYDRLVDPKKMIHPQ from the coding sequence ATGGTTGAAACACGTCAGGAAACGGATAGCTTTGGAACGATTGCGGTCCGACAAGATCGTTATTGGGGCGCACAAACTGAACGTTCTCTGCATAATTTTAATATTGGCAGTGAAAAACAACCTCTCAGCATCATCTATGCTTTAAGCCTTGTTAAAAAAGCAGCAGCTGTTGTCAATATGGAAAAAGGCAAGCTTTCAGAAAAAATTGGTAAAGCGATCATTGCTGCGGCTGATGAAGTGCTTGCCGGTGCCTTTGACACCCATTTTCCCCTTTCTGTTTGGCAAACGGGCTCTGGTACGCAAAGCAATATGAATGTCAATGAAGTGATTGCCAACCATGCTAGCATGCTTTTGGGAGGAAAATTAGGCAGCAAAAAACCAGTTCACCCCAATGACCATGTCAATATGAGTCAATCATCAAACGATTCCTTTCCCACAGCGCTTCACATTGCCACCACATTACAAACACGCCAACACTTGTTTCCCATTCTTGAAGCCCTTATTCTGACTTTAAAGAAAAAGGAGGAAGAATTTGCCGATATCATCAAAATCGGCCGAACGCATACCCAAGATGCCACTCCTCTCACTCTCGCACAAGAATTTTCCGGCTATCGTGCTGCCTTAGAAGCCAACCGCCAACGCATTGAAACAGCGCTAAACGATGTACAAATGCTTGCCCAAGGAGGCACAGCAGTTGGAACAGGGCTCAATGCACCGAAAGGTTTTGATGTTGCTTTTGCGCAAACAATCAGCACCCTTACAGGAATCCCTTTTAAAACCGCCAACAATAAATTTGAAGCCCTCGCCCATCATGGAGCCCTTGCTCATTTCCATGGTAGCTTGAATGCTCTAGCAGCCGATTTATTCAAAATTGCCAATGATATCCGGTTTTTGGGTTCAGGCCCCCGTTCGGGATTGGGAGAACTCAACTTGCCCGAAAATGAACCAGGCTCTTCTATTATGCCGGGTAAGGTTAACCCCACACAGTGTGAAGCAATGACAATGGTTGCCTGCCAAGTCTTTGGCAATCATACCAGTGTGACATTTGCTGCAAGTCAGGGACATTTTGAACTCAATGTTTATAAACCTGTTATTGGCTATAATGTTTTACAGTCGATCACACTTCTTGGTGATTGCATGCGCTCTTTTGACCTCCATTGCATACAAGGATTACGCGCCAATCGAATCCATATTCATTCTCTCATGGAACGCTCATTAATGCTGGTGACAGCTCTTGCCCCAGAGATTGGCTATGAGAAGGCTGCTGAAATTGCCAAAGCCGCCCATAAAAATGATACAACTTTACGTGCTGAAGCAATAAAAGCGGGCATTTCTGGAGAGACTTATGACCGGCTTGTTGATCCTAAAAAGATGATTCATCCGCAATAA
- a CDS encoding alpha-D-glucose phosphate-specific phosphoglucomutase, translated as MIKTVLTTAFDDQKPGTSGLRKKVSVFQQPHYGENFIQSLFNSIEDVEGKCLILGGDGRYFNETLLQIVLKMAAANGVACVKVGRGGILSTPAVSHLIRKHHAHGGFILSASHNPGGLEGDCGIKYNIANGGPAPVSLCETVFKTSQHLSCYKIFEAPDVDLEKEGTTFLGSMRIDIIDPVADYVALMQEIFDFDCIAKAVREGLTLRFDAMHAVTGPYAHEIFEKCLGFPEGTVVNGVPLANFGGKHPDPNLVYAKGLYDFLMSEQAPDLGAASDGDGDRNLIIGCGQFVTPSDSLAIMVEYAHLIKAYRQGIVGVARSMPTTCAVDLVAAKKQLNCFETPTGWKFFGSLLDAGKVTFCGEESFGTGSHHIREKDGLWAVLFWLNLLAVTGKTVAQIVRHHWQTYGRFYSLRYDYEEVEAEKASALIEHLRAHLPRVGTEIAGLFVEKADDFTYHDPIDHSVNSKQGLRIFFKNGARLVVRLSGTGTVGATLRLYFEQYEADSLKHFQDPQKVVQPLQQAALKLLNLKQQLGREKPDIIT; from the coding sequence ATGATAAAGACAGTTTTAACAACAGCTTTTGATGATCAAAAACCAGGAACATCAGGTTTGCGCAAAAAAGTGTCGGTTTTTCAACAACCCCATTATGGGGAAAATTTTATACAGTCTCTTTTCAATAGCATAGAAGATGTTGAGGGAAAATGCCTCATTCTTGGCGGCGATGGACGCTATTTCAATGAGACTCTTTTGCAAATTGTCCTGAAAATGGCCGCTGCCAATGGTGTTGCTTGCGTAAAAGTAGGAAGAGGGGGCATTCTTTCCACGCCGGCTGTTTCGCATCTTATTCGCAAACATCATGCCCATGGGGGATTTATCCTGTCAGCAAGTCATAATCCTGGTGGCTTAGAGGGGGATTGTGGCATTAAATACAATATTGCCAATGGTGGTCCTGCTCCCGTTTCTCTGTGTGAAACTGTTTTTAAAACATCACAGCACCTTTCTTGTTATAAAATTTTTGAGGCACCAGATGTTGATTTGGAAAAAGAAGGAACAACTTTTCTAGGGTCTATGCGAATAGATATCATTGATCCCGTTGCAGATTATGTGGCGTTGATGCAAGAGATCTTTGATTTTGATTGTATTGCTAAGGCTGTGAGGGAAGGTCTTACTTTGCGCTTTGATGCCATGCATGCGGTAACGGGACCTTATGCCCATGAAATTTTTGAAAAATGTTTGGGATTTCCTGAGGGAACCGTGGTCAATGGTGTTCCCTTAGCCAATTTTGGCGGGAAGCATCCAGATCCCAATTTGGTTTATGCCAAGGGGCTTTATGATTTTTTAATGTCGGAGCAGGCGCCTGATCTAGGGGCAGCTTCTGATGGAGATGGAGATCGGAATCTTATTATTGGCTGTGGGCAATTTGTTACGCCTTCTGATTCTTTGGCTATTATGGTGGAATATGCACATCTCATTAAAGCGTATCGTCAAGGCATTGTAGGGGTTGCTCGCTCTATGCCAACAACGTGTGCTGTTGATTTGGTTGCTGCAAAAAAACAATTAAATTGTTTTGAGACACCAACGGGTTGGAAGTTTTTTGGTTCACTTTTGGATGCCGGAAAAGTGACCTTTTGTGGTGAAGAAAGCTTTGGAACAGGCTCGCATCATATTCGTGAAAAGGATGGTTTGTGGGCGGTGTTGTTTTGGTTAAATCTTTTGGCGGTGACAGGGAAAACTGTCGCACAAATTGTGCGCCATCACTGGCAAACCTATGGGCGTTTTTACTCCTTACGCTATGATTATGAAGAAGTGGAGGCGGAAAAAGCCTCTGCACTCATCGAGCACTTGCGTGCCCATTTACCACGCGTGGGAACTGAAATTGCTGGACTCTTCGTCGAAAAAGCCGATGACTTTACCTATCATGATCCCATTGATCACAGTGTGAACAGCAAGCAAGGTCTGCGTATTTTTTTCAAAAATGGCGCAAGGTTGGTGGTGCGTTTATCGGGAACGGGAACCGTAGGGGCGACCTTGCGGCTTTATTTTGAGCAGTATGAAGCGGATTCACTTAAACATTTTCAAGATCCGCAAAAAGTTGTCCAGCCTTTACAACAGGCTGCGTTGAAATTGTTGAATTTAAAACAACAGTTAGGGCGTGAAAAGCCTGATATTATTACATAA